A genomic stretch from Candidatus Nezhaarchaeota archaeon includes:
- the cdhD gene encoding CO dehydrogenase/acetyl-CoA synthase subunit delta, producing the protein MSVAEAKAPREVKSFIEALSQAKEVELRDVEVLAEEVVLHLITQAPQVLPPEVQQAHLYLEEAAKLLRQALGVPAAPSLAAPIAPTPRAAPAVLAPPAPPVLKPELAKVKFEPPTLTYPGSIAEVTIGATSSEGGTRKRVVKIGGEKAPPFYRFLSATPHRPVVALDVFDLAPPLPKTIKSYYKDVLKDHVAWVNKCIEEFKADLVTLHLVSTDPALENKPAEEAAKFVRKVLDRVDVPVIVGGSGNPEKDAVVFEKVAEATAGERLVMASVTVDMAVEKVAQSIYRHGHNVLTLAFLDINQVKELNRRVLKAGVPKDHVITDPSTGGLGYGIEYTFSVMERVRLAGLMGEEAMQVPISCAATNAWAAREAWMEVAEWGPREYRGPLWEATTALVNMLAGADLFMMLHPLAASMAKKFAEALSRPKVEKELRRAAYEKWVSAKF; encoded by the coding sequence GTGAGCGTGGCTGAGGCTAAGGCCCCTAGGGAGGTTAAGTCGTTCATAGAGGCCTTAAGCCAAGCTAAGGAAGTAGAGCTGAGAGACGTAGAGGTATTAGCTGAGGAGGTCGTACTCCACCTAATCACCCAGGCCCCCCAAGTCCTCCCGCCTGAAGTTCAGCAGGCCCACCTATACCTTGAGGAGGCGGCTAAGCTACTTAGACAAGCCTTAGGGGTGCCTGCAGCCCCCTCACTCGCAGCGCCCATAGCCCCTACGCCACGAGCAGCACCAGCTGTCTTAGCGCCGCCCGCGCCCCCAGTACTGAAGCCAGAGCTAGCTAAAGTTAAGTTTGAGCCGCCTACGCTAACGTACCCAGGCAGCATCGCCGAGGTCACAATAGGCGCCACTAGCTCAGAGGGCGGGACTCGTAAGAGGGTGGTTAAGATAGGCGGTGAGAAGGCCCCTCCCTTCTACAGGTTCTTGTCGGCCACCCCGCATAGGCCAGTGGTGGCTCTAGACGTCTTCGACCTCGCCCCTCCCCTGCCTAAGACTATTAAGAGCTACTATAAAGACGTGCTGAAGGACCACGTGGCCTGGGTGAACAAGTGCATCGAGGAGTTTAAGGCGGACTTAGTCACCCTCCACCTCGTAAGCACAGACCCGGCCTTAGAGAATAAGCCGGCTGAGGAGGCGGCTAAGTTCGTTAGGAAGGTGCTAGATCGAGTGGACGTACCGGTAATCGTCGGAGGCTCAGGGAACCCTGAGAAGGATGCAGTTGTGTTTGAGAAGGTGGCGGAGGCCACGGCTGGGGAGAGGCTGGTGATGGCCTCGGTCACCGTGGACATGGCCGTAGAGAAGGTGGCCCAGTCGATCTATAGGCACGGCCACAACGTACTGACCCTCGCCTTCCTAGACATCAACCAGGTGAAGGAACTAAACCGCAGGGTGCTGAAGGCTGGCGTACCTAAGGACCACGTAATCACCGATCCGTCCACCGGCGGCCTAGGCTATGGCATCGAGTACACGTTCAGCGTCATGGAGAGGGTTAGGCTAGCGGGCTTAATGGGGGAGGAGGCCATGCAGGTGCCGATCTCGTGCGCAGCTACAAACGCCTGGGCCGCTAGAGAAGCCTGGATGGAGGTAGCTGAGTGGGGGCCGAGGGAGTACCGAGGCCCCCTATGGGAGGCTACGACGGCCCTCGTAAACATGCTCGCGGGCGCCGACCTATTCATGATGCTCCACCCGCTAGCCGCCTCGATGGCGAAGAAGTTTGCCGAGGCGCTCTCCAGGCCTAAGGTTGAGAAGGAGCTTAGACGAGCTGCCTACGAGAAGTGGGTCAGCGCTAAGTTTTGA
- the acsC gene encoding acetyl-CoA decarbonylase/synthase complex subunit gamma, with product MPKILRPLDVYRNLPGTNCGECGEVNCMAFAAKVIERQKNVEDCKPLFKPEYKEKLQRLLDLLRPPVKEVTIGVGDRAVTVGGKVCVYRHELTWYRPTALFFDVDDEGPEEEALKRAKQVEGFEVERVGVKLRLDGVAVRCTSGVPEKFARRVAKLIEATKLPLILCSYDPSVIEEALIVASRHRPLVYAANKDNWHEVFSLASKYKVPVAISTPGDLDLLKSMAATARKMGVDDLVLDPGTFTEADALAETVNLFTLLRLAAIEKGDRDLGYPLMAVPASVWLSPPGDEAATKMAECCIANALITRYADLLVMHTLDPWALLPIVTWRQNVYTDPRVPLSVKPGLYEVGPVDEKTPVFVTGNSALTYFLVRGDVEKSGRGYVICVDTEGISVESSVAGRRFTAEKVAEALKASGVANKIKHRTVIIPGKAARISGELEELLKGWRVFIGPRESSGIPEFVEKVWSKEVTFD from the coding sequence ATGCCAAAGATCCTCAGGCCGCTAGACGTCTACAGAAACCTGCCGGGCACGAATTGCGGCGAGTGTGGAGAAGTAAACTGCATGGCGTTCGCGGCCAAGGTAATTGAGCGACAGAAGAACGTAGAGGACTGTAAGCCGCTCTTTAAGCCTGAGTACAAGGAGAAGCTACAGAGGCTACTCGACCTTCTTAGGCCCCCGGTCAAGGAGGTCACGATAGGGGTGGGCGATAGAGCAGTCACGGTGGGTGGGAAGGTGTGCGTCTACCGCCACGAGCTTACTTGGTACAGGCCGACCGCCCTCTTCTTCGACGTGGACGACGAGGGGCCCGAGGAGGAGGCCCTGAAGAGGGCTAAGCAAGTCGAGGGCTTTGAGGTGGAGCGCGTAGGAGTAAAGCTGAGGCTAGATGGAGTAGCGGTTAGGTGCACGTCAGGGGTCCCGGAGAAGTTCGCTAGGAGGGTGGCTAAGCTAATCGAGGCAACTAAGCTCCCACTAATTCTCTGTAGCTACGACCCGAGCGTCATAGAGGAGGCCCTCATAGTCGCTAGTAGGCACAGGCCGCTGGTCTACGCAGCTAACAAGGACAACTGGCACGAAGTATTCAGCCTAGCCTCTAAGTACAAGGTCCCGGTGGCCATCTCAACGCCGGGGGACTTAGACCTACTCAAGTCCATGGCCGCCACGGCTAGAAAGATGGGAGTGGACGACTTAGTCCTCGACCCAGGCACCTTCACCGAGGCTGACGCGCTAGCTGAGACCGTCAACCTATTTACTCTGCTAAGGCTCGCGGCGATAGAGAAGGGCGACAGAGACCTAGGGTACCCGCTCATGGCGGTCCCGGCCTCTGTATGGCTATCGCCACCGGGCGATGAAGCGGCCACGAAGATGGCTGAGTGCTGCATAGCCAACGCCCTCATAACTAGGTACGCCGACCTCCTAGTCATGCACACGCTAGACCCTTGGGCGCTGCTACCCATAGTGACGTGGAGGCAGAACGTCTACACAGACCCGAGGGTGCCGCTTTCAGTTAAGCCAGGGCTCTATGAAGTAGGCCCGGTAGACGAGAAGACCCCCGTCTTCGTCACTGGCAACTCAGCGCTAACGTACTTCCTCGTCAGGGGGGACGTGGAGAAGAGCGGCAGGGGCTACGTAATATGCGTAGATACTGAGGGGATAAGCGTAGAGTCCTCTGTAGCTGGCCGTAGGTTCACCGCTGAGAAGGTAGCTGAGGCGCTGAAGGCGAGCGGGGTCGCGAATAAGATTAAGCACAGGACGGTCATCATACCGGGCAAGGCAGCTAGGATAAGCGGAGAGCTAGAGGAGCTGTTAAAGGGCTGGAGGGTTTTCATAGGGCCGAGGGAGTCCTCGGGCATACCTGAGTTCGTCGAGAAGGTCTGGTCTAAGGAAGTAACCTTCGACTAG